A region of the Nocardia nova SH22a genome:
CTACTCATGGGGCTTATAAAGCATCCCCGGTCGGCTCACCGCATTCCTGACGAAATGACCGCTCCGACAGCCGATCCGAAAGAGACTCTGCAGGAGATTCGCGCTGCCGCAGCTGAGCAGCTCCCCGGTGCAAGGATCCGCCGCCGCCTGTTCTGGCGGTACTCACTGGTGTACGACAAGCCTCTCGGCGACCAGCTGTCCAAGACGAACGGATAGCGCTGAAAACGCATGCCTTATAGCTTGGGTTGCGTCGATACGCGTGGTGACTCAAGCCCGGGTCGAATCTAGCGAGGTTTCGCCGACAGCCGCGTTAGAGCAGGCAGGTAGGTGGCTGGAGCGCGATCGCTAGAAACTGAGCGGAGGGAGCGTTGCGCGATGAAGTTCGCTTACAGGGTGGAGAGCCTCGTCAAACGGTATCCAGGGCAAGCAGCGCCCGCCGTCGATGGGATGACGTTCGAAATTCGGGAGGGGGAAATATTCGGCATGCTCGGAGACAACGGCGCAGGAAAGACAACCCTGGTGCGCCAGCTCGCGGGGCTCCTGCAGCCCACAAGCGGCCGAGTCGAATTGTTCGGTCGAGATGTCACCCGTGATCCCCGTTTCATCTCGACAGTCATCGGCTACATGCCGCAGAGCAGCGCGGCTTTGAATCGCCTGACGGTCCGCGAAGCGATCTATTTTGCTGCTCACCTGCGCGGTCTATCCCGTATGGACGCACGACGCGAATGCGATGAACTACTCGAGCTCTGGCGCCTCGGCCCCATTGGGGGTCAGGTCTGTTCGCGGCTGTCGGGTGGCCAACGGCGATTGCTCCAATTGGCCGTCGCCATGTCGGGACATGCACCGGTACTCATACTCGACGAGCCGACCAACGACCTCGATCCACTCAACAAAAGGCATGTGTGGGAGGTTCTCTCCGACTGGAACGTCCGGCTAGGAACCACTATCGTGCTCGTTACCCACGACGCGGTTGAAGCGGAGAAAGTGATCCAGCGGGTCGGCATCGTGCAACGGGGAAGCTTCACCGCACTGGGGACGCCCGCGCAGCTGAAATCCGAGATCGCTCAGAAACTGCGCGTAGAGGTGCGATTCGAGCCAACCAATCCACCCAGCCTACCCTGTGATATTGCGCCGCAGGAGAAGGAAGACGGCTACTGGCTGTTCATGCTTGACAGGGACGATGCCACGATGCTGCTGGCCCACATGGAGTTTCACAAAGTGTCTGATCTCCGCCTCAATTCGACAACTCTCGAGGATCTGTACATCCACTATGCGTCCTGAACTGAAACAGCCCCCTCTACGCGTACAGCTGATGGACCTCCTATTGATTCAGCTCTCCAACTTCCGCTGGTCGTGGCGGAGCATGGTCGTGACCGGGACGCTCACCCCGGTGCTGATCGTGGCTTCCTTCGGTGCGGTAGCCGGGCGGGACAGCGTGAGCCTCAGTTACGTCCTGTGTGGCAGCATCGTATTGTCGTTGATGTTCCAGAATCAGAACAATGTGGCCAACAATTTTGCGTACATGAAGGAAATGGGAACCCTTGACTTCTTCGCGACGCTGCCGCTGCACCGTTCTGTAGTGATCGTCGCGACTGTGTTGTCGTTCTTTCTGCTGTCTATTCCGGCCCTAGTTGTGACAGCGGTGGCGGGCATCCTACTACTCGGGGTCAACGTCGATGCCAGCCCGTATGCCGCGGTAGTGATTCCGTTGTGTGTGCTGCCTTTGGCCGGCATAGGCGCGTTGATCGGCATCCTGGCCAGATCGACGGAGGAGGCGGGCTCGGCGAGCCTGCTAGTGACTCTGGTGCTGCTCTTCTGCGGGCCGGTGATGCTGCCGCCGGATCGACTGCCTGACTGGATCATGACCATCAGCTTCGTAAGCCCGACCACTTACGGCGCATCCGCGATCCGACAGGTCCTTGTAGGGCCGGTGACCGACAAGCTTTGGATTGACGCCGGAGTATTGGTGCTGGTGTCCTTCCTCACCCTGTGGCTCGCCGGGCACAAATTGCCATGGCGCGAGCGATAGCCGAGGACGGTTGTGTTGCCATAACTCCTGCCATAGCCTCGGACGTCTACAGAACCTTGCCAGCGCTGGCGGCGTTCGACATTCAGGGCGCAGAAACCGGGGTTTCTGTGCTACCGCACCGCGACAGCGCGACCCCCAACACGAAGGTCGACGCCGCCGCGCGTTGAGTTGCTCCGGCCGAACTCCACCCGAGCACTGTCTCACCGCGGAGTAACAGCGACTCGAATTCCTTGGGGTGGAGAGTTCACAGAATCTAGGGGGCCCTGTGGGCAGAGACGATCAGGCGGTGGGATTTTTAGGGGCCGCAGGACCGAGCGATACGGATGGTTCCGGAGATCGCCCATCGTTGCCGAGTCGCCCGCGGACGATCGAGGACAACGACCAGAGAGCTAACACCAACGCCACTGTCCGAGTGGTGGAGTTGGGTCGCGCCAGCGTGCACCACATCAGCTTCTATGCCACCAGCCCGGCAGTACATGTGCTCCCCTCACGGCCAGGGCACACCGCCATCGTTGTTGGCCGCCAAGGGCTGCTTGGGCTTGGTACATCGGCGCCCGACCACCACATCCTGGTGGGTCAAGGCGACCTCGTGGCCTGCGACAACACTCGTCCATTAACGATGCAGCGATCGTCGCGCTCGGCCGGCGTTGTAATCCTGATCGTGCCGGTCCCGATGCGCCCGGACAAGCGACCTGCCCTCCTCATCAGAGCGGACGCGGCCGGCAGCAATGTGGTCGAGCTGATGCGCGGGTTCCTCGACAGAATCCTCACGTCCGCCCCGATGTTTTCCGCGGCGCAGGCACGCCACATCGAAGCCGCGGCAATGAACCTGGCTGCGGCCCTGGCCGAAGGCCAGGGCTCGAGCGGGCAGACAACTAAGCCGGATACCCAACAAGACCAGCTTCTTGCGCAGGTACTCGGCTACATCGACGCCAAACTTTCCGACCCTGGCATGACATCGGGTCAGGTCGCGGCAGCGCACCACATTTCGGTTCGCCACCTGCAACGGCTATTCAAGGCCGTAGACAGCACGCCGTCGGCTTGGATTCGACGGTGCAGGCTGGAGGCATGCCGCCGCGAACTGCGCGATCCGGCATTGCGGACTCTGTCGATCCAAGAAGTCGGTGTGCGAAACGGCTTCCTGCTGGCCTCGGATTTCAGCAGAGCGTTCCGCGGGCAGTACGGGATGCCGCCAGGAAAGTTTCGTGACGAGTGGTACGAGCCGGACGCCGACCGCCAATGATTTGGTCGCATCACGCCAATGACACCAACCTCCGATAACGGCAGTATTAGCGTCACAGCGGCATAGGACGGCCGACTCGATACATTTGATCCGCTCCACTCCGAAGGAAGCGTGATGGCTCGCCAACCACAACCGTCGACAGTCGAATTATTTCGCGCACTCGACGTCGACGTAGATCTCACTGCGGATAATTTCGCTGCCGCAGAGCGCTTGTTCCGCGCTGGCCGCGCCGACGAGCGCGTGCGAACGACCGACATCGCGGAGTTGACAGCCGACAATCTCGACGATGCCTATCGAATCCAGCGCATCAACATCCGAAAAGAAATCAACGAGGGACGCTCGGTTGTCGGATACAAGGTCGGCCTCACGTCGGAAGCCATGCAGCAACAATTGCGCACCGCCGAGCCCGATTCCGGAATTCTCCTCGATCGCATGGTCCAGCCCAGCGGATGCACCGTAGACAAAGAGACCCTGTTCAGTGGCCGAATAGAAGCCGAGTTCGCGGTCGAGCTGTCGCCGACTGCCAGACCGGACCAGTTGATCGACGAGGCCGGAATCCGAAGCAATATCTCCAGGACCATGCTCGCCCTCGAAGTTCTCGACACAAGATACGAAAGCTGGTTGATCAGCCTCTGGCACAGCATCGCGGACAACGCTTCATGCGCTATGGCAGTGGTCGGCACACCGACGGAAGAGGTTTGGGCCGAACAGTTGAAAGATCTCACCATCGACGTTTTTGTTGATGGGGAAAAGCGAGACAGCGGCAAAGGGTCAGCCGTCCTCGGCGACCCGATCAACTCGGTCGTATGGCTTGCGCGTCAGCTGAAACGTTCGGGGCTTTCGCTGCATCCCGGTGACATCGTTATCACCGGGTCGGTGCATGCGAGCATCGCTCTCGAAGGCGTCTCCGAGGTCGTAGCCCGTTCACACTCGCACGACGACGTTGTCGCGCGGTTTCGCTGACTGCGACAGCCAATCGAAAAGTTCCAGCTCTATTGAGGGGTCAAGTGATGACAATATTGCGCACTGCCATAGTCGGGGCCGGGCGAATCGGAATGGACATGCTGTACCGTGTAGCAACCTCCGATTACCTCAGCATCGAACTGATTATCGGCCGCCCCGGAAGCAAAGGTCTGCATCTCGCGCACGAGGCCGGATACACGGTGTCCGACAGAGGGCTTTCGGCGGAACTCGACCGAGGTGTCGAATTCGACGTAATTTTCGATGCCTCCGATGCCGCCGCGCACGTCGATCATTGGAAGCGTGCCAGCAGCACGGGCGCTCTGGTTGTCGATCTCACCCCGAGCCATATCGGAACCCCGATCGTACCCGTTGTCAATATCGACGATGTTCGGCACAACCGTAATGTCAATCTGGTCAGCTGTGCCGGTCAAGCCTCGATCCCGATCGTGAGCAGAATGGTGCGGGAGCTCGCTCCATCCTATGTAGAGATCGCCGCGACTGCGGCAGCGGTCACTATCGGACCCGCTACTCGGCGCAATATCAATCCGTTTATCGAGAATACGGCAACGGCGATCCGCGAAATCTCGGGACTGTCGAATATTAAGTTCATGGCTGGAGGGACGCCTGCGACGCCGGAGCCCGACTTCAGGGTGAGCATCGCGATGGCAGGCGCGGCGCGGCAAGTCCCGCGTCCGGTACTGGAGGAAATCGTCCATTCGATACAGGACGATGTATCGCGATACTCACCCGGCTACAGCGCATACGTGATCGAGCATTCCGACACGTTCACAAATGTCATGGTCACAGTCACGGCCCACGCACCCATGATCCCCTCATACGCCGGCAATCTGGAGATCATCAACAGCGCCGCCGTCGAAGTGGTTCGGCGTTACGCCGACATGAGCGCGCAGGTAGCATGATGGCCGGGACAGAAGGCGCCCAGTCCAACAAGCCAGCGGTGACGATCTATGACGTCACCCTGCGCGACGGTCAGCATGCGGTCGATCACCAGCTCGATGTCGACCAGATCGCCCACTACGCTGAGGTCGCAAAGAGCGCCGGAATACCGATAATCGAGGTGGGCCACGGAAATGGCCTCGGTGCATCGTCATTGCATCTCGGACAAGCACGTCTGGACGACCTGCTCATGCTGGAGACAGCCCGCGAGGCCGCGCCGGACGCGCGCCTGGCTGCCTTCCTCTGTCCGGGAATGGGCACATTCACCGACATCGACGGCGCACGCTCGCGCGGCGCGGACATTCTGCGAATTGGTGTTCATGCCACCGGTGCCGACTTCTGCGAGTCCTACGTTGACAAGGCGCTGCGAGCTGGACTGGAGTGCCATGCGGTCTTGATGATGAGTCACATGGCCAGCACGGACGAGTTGGTGGCCAACGCGGCGCTGTTATCTGAGTATGGGTGCACGACAGTCGGAATGATGGACAGCGCCGGCCACTACATGCCCGAAGAGGTAGGTCAGCGTATTGCGGCGATGAGGCAGGCGATACCGGGCGATCTTTCGTTTCATGCGCACAACAACCTGGGCTTGGCGACCGCCAACGTTCTTGCTGCCGTCGATGCGGGCGCCACAGTGATCGACGCCAGTTCCAGAGGATTTGGTGCAGGTGCAGGCAACGCGCAGCTCGAAGTGGTCTGCGCCTTGATGGACCGCCTCGGCATCTACACCGGCGTGAGCCTAGACGGCTGCCTGCAAACATCGGAGCTCGCTGCCGCCGAACTGATACAAACACCGCCACTCGTCGACGCGGTGAGCCTTGTCAGCGGCTTGGCCGGCGTCTTCTCTGGGTTCAAGAGAAAGGTCCTCGCGGCTGCATCCGAATACGGCGTAAGCCCGTGGGACATCTTCTTCGAGCTGGGGCGAATGCAGGCCATCGCCGGCCAGGAGGACCTCATCCCCATAGCGGCGAAACATCTGGCCGCACAGCCAAACACGCACACTCAACCGAGGAGGCAGTATGCCATCCGCTGACGCTCCGGCGACTGGACGCCCCCGTCGCAGCGCACTGGTCACACCGGCGTTACGACCTGATCGATACCTGAATGCATTGACCTGCGGTGCCGCAGTCGGCATCGTGGATCTTGAGGATTCGGTTGCCGAGGACAAAAAGCGCGACGCCCGCAGCATGGCCGCCGAGTTCTTCTCGATGTCCGCGGATACCGAGACACTGCGAGGCATCCGGATCAACGCGCTGACCACCGAGCACGGACTGTACGACCTACTCGCGCTCACCGAATGGTCCGCGAAACCCGCCAGCATCCTCGTGCCGAAGGCGGAATCACCGCGCGACTTCGACATCGTCGCAGAGGTCGTTGACGAACCCGGCTACCAACCGCTTCTGTACGCGCTTGTCGAGACGCCGCGGGCGATCGACGAGGTACAGGCAATAGCCGCTCACCCGCGGGTAGCCGGACTCTCCTTCGGCGCAGCCGATTACGCTTTGCTGATCGGTGCCACGAGGGATTCGCTGTCACTAATCTCCGCGCGGCAAGCGATCGTCAATGCGGCACGTAGGTACGGAAAAATGGCAGTGGACTCTCCCTTCTTCGAATTAGAGGAGGTGGAATCCCTGGTTCGTGAGGCGAACGAGGCGAAGTCGTTCGGATTCCATGGCAAAGGTGCCGTGCACCCGAGCCAGGTGGCGATCATCGATGCCTGCTTCTCGCCCACGGCAGAAGAAATCGCGTTCGCGTATGACGTCGTAGAAAGTAGCTCGCGCAATTCGGGCATCGCGCGAATCAACGGCAGAATGGTCGGTGCGCCGATCGCCCAGGCGGCTCGAAATACCATCGAAGAGTACGAAGGGGGCGGACATGTCTGAGGTGGCCCAGGAGAGCGGGGCGCTACACGGATACCGCATGCTGTCGTCCGGAGCTTATCGTGAGGTTGTCGGATTGGATTTCGGCGATCTCGCCGAGGGGCTCACCGTCGAGCACCGCCCCGGTCGTACTGTCACCGAATACGACGACATGCTGTTCTGTGCCCTGACCGGGAATGTTGCTCCCATCCATACCGACTACAAATTTGCCGAGAAGACTCGATGGAAGCGGCCTCTCGTGTGTGGATCCGTGACGTTGGGCATTGCCGTCGGCATGACCACCCGCACGTTCAGCGGAATGACCATCGCCAATTTGACTTTGGCCAATGCGAAGTTCTCGCATCCGGTATTCGCGGGCGATACCCTGTACGCTGCCAGCACAGTCAACGAACTCCGGCTCAGTGATTCTGTGCCGAATTTGGGGATCGTGTCCATTACGACAGTCGGGTATGTCGATGCCCACGAAGTCCTGAGCTTTGACCGATCTTTCATGTTGCCGGTGAATTCCGAGGCTGAGCGAGACGATCTCGGCTACTGATAGTCCTGGGGAATGGGGTACAGATGGCGACCGATATCACCGTCACCGTCGCTTCGGCGAAACAGTGGAGCGAATTTGTAGACCTGGCGAAACGAAGTTACGGACAGGACATCAAGGACGCCGAGCAGCTGAGAGAGGTGGCCGACTGTCGAGTAGCGGTTCGATCGGGCACGGTTATCGCCGGCGGCGTCGGTCTCACCGCAGAACAGTTCTTCGGTGGTCAGGAGGTTCGCAGCGGACTGCTCGCCGGCGGTTGTATCGCCCCCGAGGAGCGGGGCAGCAGGCTGGCTGGTCAACTCCTGCTCGGTCGGATCGGGCCACTCATCGACGACGGTGCGGTCCTCGTTAGCGCTTGGACGACCTCGAACGAATACGGCCGTAAGCTCGGCTGGCAGGCGCCGTGTCCGGTCTACTCCTGGAGGGTTCGGGCAGATGACCTGCGACGGGCATTCTCTGGCAGCGCGTACCAGGTGAACTTCGGGATCAGCGCCGAAGGCGAGACGCTGATCGGTGAGGTGTGCCGACGATGGAACGGTGCGATCAGACGACCGCCATGGTGGACCGAGTGGAAGATCCGTCAGATGGGACTCGACGTGTACGAGTTCCGTGATGACTCGGGCATCGTAAGCGGTGTCACAACGGTCTCAGGAGTATCCAAGGAGCCGGTCCGGGAACTGCGCGTGCATGACTTCATCGCTGGAGATGCGGCGGTGGCAGCCACCATGTTCAACTTCTTGAGCCGGTACAACAGCCTGGCGGAATGGGTGGGGTTTCGGCGCGCTAGTTTGCCGCCTGCTCCTTTGCTCCTACACAACTTGAGCCGGGTTCGCGCCGAAGCTCAGGCGCATCATCCGTGGATGTTGCGGATCCTCAACGTCGAGGGGGCGCTACAGCAGCGAGGCTGGCGTGAGATGGAGGAACAGGAGTTCACCATGGCGCTGGTGGACAATTTCACGGGCGAAACAAGTAGATATGACATAGAGGTGCGTAAAGGTGCCGCAGATGTGTCGAAGTCGACACGCGACCCTGACTTCACCTTGGACATGTGCCAATTGGCCTCGTGGTACGCGGGCGGATATCGATCTGCGGAATCTGCAAGGCTTGATGGAATTTCTTGCCACTCGTCTGCGCCCAGCCGAGCGCTCGATGATTTCGTAGCGTTGACGAACGCGCACGAGGTGTGGCTGCCCGAGCAATTCTGACCATCAATTCCTGGCGGGCGGGCGGGCCACGACGGAGGGGTAGGAATTAGGATGAATGATAAAAAGATTCTGATCACCGGCGGCGCTGGATTCATCGGAGGCCACCTCGCGCGCGCTATGGCCGCTCTCGGACGTGAGGTGATCGTCGTAGACGACCTGAGGGTCCCACCGATGATCTCACCCGATGGCACTGTGAAGCTGGTCGAAAAGCCGGTGCTCGAGCTCGATGCGGACGATCTGGCCAATGTCGAGCTGATTTACCATCTGGCATCCCATAAGAGCGTGCCGCGGTCGTTCCATCAGCCGCTCGACTATCTGGAAAACGTCGACTCCGGGCGGCATCTGCTGAACCTGTGTACGGCCGTCGGCACCCCGAAAGTGGTGGTGGCCAGCACGTGTGAGGTCTATGGCCAGGCGAGTGCCTTGCCGACGCCGGAAGAGGCACCATTGTCGCCCCGTTCGCCCTACGCGGCGACCAAGGTCGGCCTGGAGATGATCGCGCGGGCGCATCAGCGGGCACCGGGTGCGCCCGAGGTCGGGGTCGTCCGCTTCTTCAACGTCTACGGCCCGGGCGAGCGGCCCGACGAACTCGTCCCAAGGCTGTGCGCGAACCTGTTGCTGCGCAACGAGTTGCCCGTCGAGGGAGACGGTTCGCAACGGCGCGACTTCAGCTTCGTCACCGACACCGTTGACAAGCTCATCGGATTGGCCGACCGACCACTGGCACCCGTGATGAACATCGGATCCGGCCGATCCTATTCGGTGAACGAGGTGATCGAGGTATTGCAGGAATATTCGCCGGGGGCCCGGATCGTCCACAAGCCAGCCCGGATCAACGAGATCCAGGAGTTCCGGGCCGACACCGCGCTACAGGTCGGTTCGACCGGCAATCCTGCGACTCCGGTGAGTCTCCTGGATGGCATACGGGCAACCTTCGAGTGGTGGGCCGCCCGAGATCGGCAAGAAATCGAACGGCGGCTTTTCCGAGAGGAATCCAACTGATGGCGAACTACACTGCTCCGGTCCGGGCCAGCCTGGACGTCACCTACGCATGCGACCTCCGTTGCATACACTGCCGAACCAATACCGGTGAGATCCCAGTCCATATTCGACGCAAGATGCTGTCGATCGAACAGCTGCAGCAAGTCATGATCGAGCTGGATCGAATGGGGACCTTCGAGATCACGCTCACAGGAGGAGAGCCGACGATCCGCAAAGGCTTCTGGGAACTTCTCGATGTCGTACCGAAGCTCGAGCATGCGACTGTCACGCTGATCACCAATGCAGCCAACCATTCGAGGGAACAGCTCGACCGCATCATCGACAGCGGTGTGCGGTCTGTCCGGGTCAGCATCGACGGCACGAGGGAAACCTTCAGCAAGGTGCGGCTCGTCGACGCGTTCGACACGGTGATCGAGAACTCGATCTACCTCATGCAGCGTGTTCCGAGCTTCAAGGTCCTCACAACGGTGATGAAGACCAACCAGGACAACCTATTCGAGTTGACGGACTACCTGCGCGCGCGCGGCTTTCGCCGCCAGGATCTGATCCTGGTGCGTGCACACGGCCGGGGTGGACGGAACCGGCTGTTGCTGACCGAAGATGAGACCATGGCGCTGCATCGACAAGTGGCCGATTTCAAGCGAGACGTGCCGGCCGTCGACTTCGACCTCAATCTGAACGCGCCCTACCTCATTCCAGGCGAGCAGGTCCGGGAGTTTCAGGATGTCGTGATGTTCCCCTACTACATCCGTGACAGCGGAGTGGCGATCTCGGCGACAGGTGATGTGACGATGAGCAGGCTCTACAGCGCACTGCCGCTGGGCAACACCAAAGAAGCGTCTGTCCAGGACATCTGGAAGCTGGGGCAGGCTCAGGTCGACCAGGAACAGGAGGAGTTCACCGAGGATCGGCTGCGGGAGATCTTCTGGAGCTTCGCCGCGGACGACGGGAAGGTGTCGATTCCGCTCACCTCGCTGCTGGACCGACAGATTTTCGAAGGCGCGGAGGTTCGATAGATGGAAATCGTACTGACTGTCTCCGACCAGGCCTGGGGCGGCAAACAGAGATATATGCAACAGGTGGCCGCGGGACTGGCTCAAGTCGGCCACGCGGTGTCCGTCGTCGTCGAGGACGGTAGCGCCATGCTTACGGCGTGCGAAGCCGCCGGTCTGCGTACGGTGTGCGTGTCGGCGTTCGGCACTGACACGCCAGCGGTCGACGCATTGCGTGAGGTTTTCCAGATGAGCGATCCGTCGATCGTCTGTGTGACAGGTCGCGCGGACGCTGCCGCAGTGGTCGCAGCACGGACCGCGATCAGCGAATCAGCCGCCCTCTGCCTCTTCCGACACTCGGCGTTCCCGTTGGGGACGACAGAGGAGGTGCGTGATCTGTTCAACAATGTCGATCTGGTTTTCGCGACGGCACGAGAGCAGCGGGAGCGTCAATTCGAGCCGCTCGTCGCCGCCGGCGCTCTGCGCAGCGATCAGGTCGAGGTATTGACAAGCGGTATCAGCGAGGAGTTCCTGCGTGCGCTGCACGCTGCCGATCGCGTGGCGATGCGCACGCAGCTGGGGATCGACCAGGACCAGTTCGCGTTCCTGGTGCTTGCGCGGCTGTCCTGGGAGAAGGGGGTCGACCGGGTGATCGACGCCTTCGCGCGCCTGAAACAAGCCCCAGACCCGGCACGTGCCGTGCTGCTGATTGCCGGAGAGGGGCCGCTGGAAGCGGATTTACGGAGTCAAGCCGAACATCTCGACGTCGCGGACGACGTCCATTTCCTCGGTAGGCACGCCGAAGTTGCCCCGCTCATCGTGGCCAGCGATGCAGTCGTCCTGGCCAGCACGGTTCCAGAGACTGGCCCGTTAGCGTTGAAGGAAGCCATGGCGGGTGGGCGGCCAGTGATCGCATCGGCGCAGGGCGGTATCCCGGAATTCGTGACCGATGAGCAGCACGGGTTGCTCGTCGTCGATGACGAAGACCTATTACAGGCCATGCGTCGCAGTGCTGAAGATCCTCGCCAGTCGGACGCGATGGGCGCGGCGGGCCGTGAGGCGCTACTCGGGGGGCACCGTATGGCCCGGCGATTGGAATACCTGGTCCAGCGCCTGGATCTGTTGGCTCTCGACCGGCTCGACGTCGACACCGTGCTCGCCGAATTGGCTTGGGACGATATCAGACTGCGCGATGAAGCGGACGGTGGATTCATCTTCGTGCCACGCACGTCACAGATCATGGAACTCGACGCGAAAACGTACTCGATCGTGCGCGGCGCCTTCGATGCAGATGACCCGCAGTCCATCGTTCGATCGACGACCCCGACACCGCAGGAGTTGGCTCGGAGCTTGTATCAGATGGGCGCTCTAGTTCGTCAATCGAGCATTCCGCAACGGACCACGGCCGCGCGCATGGAAGCGTCTGCCTGATGCTTGTGCCGAATCCGATCGTATGCGGGCGTGTCGCCGGGGCCGAGGGAACAGCATGCGAATCCTGGTAACCGGCGGGGCCGGATATGTCGGTTCCTTCGTCGTGCGTCGCCTGCTGACGGAGGGACACGAGGTGACGGTGGTGGACAGCCTGGTAAACAGCCTGCGACCGACTGCACCCGATATCCGGTTTCATCACGTGGATGTCCGTGATCGCACGACATTGTGCGATGTGATCACAGCGAGCCGACCGGAAGCGGTAGTCCATTGCGCCGGACTGAAATCGGTGGGCCAATCGGTCGAACTGCCCTGGCTGTACTACGACGTCAACGTGGCAGGCACGCTCAATGTGCTTGCCGCGGCTCGGGCGGCCGAGACGGAGCACTTCGTGTTCTCCTCCTCGTGCTCGGTGTACGGATCTCCCCAGATCTCACCCGTCGGGGAGGACGCGCCCACGCTGCCGCAAAGCCCGTACGCCAGTACGAAACTGGCCGCCGAACATGCCATCGAGGCATGTGCCGCTGCACAGGACATGACCGCCGTGCACCTGCGCTACTTCAATGCCGCGGGCGCCAGCGCGGACGGAAGCCACGGCGAGCTGGTAACTCGCTACAATACCCAGATCTTGCCACTGGCATGCATGGCAGCGCTCGGTGCCGGGCCCCCGCTGCGAGTATTCGGAAAGGACTATCCCACTCGCGACGGCACTGCGGTGCGCGACTACGTGCACGTCGAGGACCTGGCACGGGCGCACGTCGCCGCCCTCGGCGCCGGCGGCAGGCGCCCGACCGGCACCTTCAACCTGGGACGAGGCGAGGGCACCAGCATCGGCGAGCTGCTCGCCGCTCTCGAGCACATCGCCGGGCAGAAAATTCCTGTTGTCGAGGCGCCAAGACGCAAGGGCGATCCCGTGCAGACCTGGGCGGACACCTTCGCGG
Encoded here:
- a CDS encoding ABC transporter ATP-binding protein, with the protein product MKFAYRVESLVKRYPGQAAPAVDGMTFEIREGEIFGMLGDNGAGKTTLVRQLAGLLQPTSGRVELFGRDVTRDPRFISTVIGYMPQSSAALNRLTVREAIYFAAHLRGLSRMDARRECDELLELWRLGPIGGQVCSRLSGGQRRLLQLAVAMSGHAPVLILDEPTNDLDPLNKRHVWEVLSDWNVRLGTTIVLVTHDAVEAEKVIQRVGIVQRGSFTALGTPAQLKSEIAQKLRVEVRFEPTNPPSLPCDIAPQEKEDGYWLFMLDRDDATMLLAHMEFHKVSDLRLNSTTLEDLYIHYAS
- a CDS encoding ABC transporter permease, whose translation is MRPELKQPPLRVQLMDLLLIQLSNFRWSWRSMVVTGTLTPVLIVASFGAVAGRDSVSLSYVLCGSIVLSLMFQNQNNVANNFAYMKEMGTLDFFATLPLHRSVVIVATVLSFFLLSIPALVVTAVAGILLLGVNVDASPYAAVVIPLCVLPLAGIGALIGILARSTEEAGSASLLVTLVLLFCGPVMLPPDRLPDWIMTISFVSPTTYGASAIRQVLVGPVTDKLWIDAGVLVLVSFLTLWLAGHKLPWRER
- a CDS encoding helix-turn-helix transcriptional regulator, translated to MELGRASVHHISFYATSPAVHVLPSRPGHTAIVVGRQGLLGLGTSAPDHHILVGQGDLVACDNTRPLTMQRSSRSAGVVILIVPVPMRPDKRPALLIRADAAGSNVVELMRGFLDRILTSAPMFSAAQARHIEAAAMNLAAALAEGQGSSGQTTKPDTQQDQLLAQVLGYIDAKLSDPGMTSGQVAAAHHISVRHLQRLFKAVDSTPSAWIRRCRLEACRRELRDPALRTLSIQEVGVRNGFLLASDFSRAFRGQYGMPPGKFRDEWYEPDADRQ
- a CDS encoding 2-keto-4-pentenoate hydratase — its product is MARQPQPSTVELFRALDVDVDLTADNFAAAERLFRAGRADERVRTTDIAELTADNLDDAYRIQRINIRKEINEGRSVVGYKVGLTSEAMQQQLRTAEPDSGILLDRMVQPSGCTVDKETLFSGRIEAEFAVELSPTARPDQLIDEAGIRSNISRTMLALEVLDTRYESWLISLWHSIADNASCAMAVVGTPTEEVWAEQLKDLTIDVFVDGEKRDSGKGSAVLGDPINSVVWLARQLKRSGLSLHPGDIVITGSVHASIALEGVSEVVARSHSHDDVVARFR
- the dmpG gene encoding 4-hydroxy-2-oxovalerate aldolase, whose protein sequence is MTIYDVTLRDGQHAVDHQLDVDQIAHYAEVAKSAGIPIIEVGHGNGLGASSLHLGQARLDDLLMLETAREAAPDARLAAFLCPGMGTFTDIDGARSRGADILRIGVHATGADFCESYVDKALRAGLECHAVLMMSHMASTDELVANAALLSEYGCTTVGMMDSAGHYMPEEVGQRIAAMRQAIPGDLSFHAHNNLGLATANVLAAVDAGATVIDASSRGFGAGAGNAQLEVVCALMDRLGIYTGVSLDGCLQTSELAAAELIQTPPLVDAVSLVSGLAGVFSGFKRKVLAAASEYGVSPWDIFFELGRMQAIAGQEDLIPIAAKHLAAQPNTHTQPRRQYAIR
- a CDS encoding HpcH/HpaI aldolase/citrate lyase family protein gives rise to the protein MPSADAPATGRPRRSALVTPALRPDRYLNALTCGAAVGIVDLEDSVAEDKKRDARSMAAEFFSMSADTETLRGIRINALTTEHGLYDLLALTEWSAKPASILVPKAESPRDFDIVAEVVDEPGYQPLLYALVETPRAIDEVQAIAAHPRVAGLSFGAADYALLIGATRDSLSLISARQAIVNAARRYGKMAVDSPFFELEEVESLVREANEAKSFGFHGKGAVHPSQVAIIDACFSPTAEEIAFAYDVVESSSRNSGIARINGRMVGAPIAQAARNTIEEYEGGGHV
- a CDS encoding MaoC family dehydratase, whose translation is MSEVAQESGALHGYRMLSSGAYREVVGLDFGDLAEGLTVEHRPGRTVTEYDDMLFCALTGNVAPIHTDYKFAEKTRWKRPLVCGSVTLGIAVGMTTRTFSGMTIANLTLANAKFSHPVFAGDTLYAASTVNELRLSDSVPNLGIVSITTVGYVDAHEVLSFDRSFMLPVNSEAERDDLGY
- a CDS encoding GNAT family N-acetyltransferase, with protein sequence MATDITVTVASAKQWSEFVDLAKRSYGQDIKDAEQLREVADCRVAVRSGTVIAGGVGLTAEQFFGGQEVRSGLLAGGCIAPEERGSRLAGQLLLGRIGPLIDDGAVLVSAWTTSNEYGRKLGWQAPCPVYSWRVRADDLRRAFSGSAYQVNFGISAEGETLIGEVCRRWNGAIRRPPWWTEWKIRQMGLDVYEFRDDSGIVSGVTTVSGVSKEPVRELRVHDFIAGDAAVAATMFNFLSRYNSLAEWVGFRRASLPPAPLLLHNLSRVRAEAQAHHPWMLRILNVEGALQQRGWREMEEQEFTMALVDNFTGETSRYDIEVRKGAADVSKSTRDPDFTLDMCQLASWYAGGYRSAESARLDGISCHSSAPSRALDDFVALTNAHEVWLPEQF